TTCCAGGCCGAGGACGAGATCGCAGGCGTCGGCGCGGCACTCGGTGCGTCGTTCGGCGGCTCGCTGGGCGTGACGACGACCTCCGGGCCGGGCGTCGACCTCAAGGCCGAGACGGTCGGCCTCGGCATCATGCTCGAGCTGCCGCTGATCGTCGTCGACGTTCAGCGCGCGGGCCCGTCGACCGGGATGCCGACGAAGACCGAGCAGGCCGACCTGCTGCTCGCGATGTTCGGCCGACATGGCGAGGCGCCCGTCCCCGTCATCGCAGCGCAGTCCCCCGCGGACTGCTTCGACGCGGCGATCGAGGCCGTCCGGATCGCGACGACGTACCGGACCCCGGTGTACCTGCTGTCGGACGCCTACCTCGCCAACGGCAGCGAGCCGTGGCTGATCCCGGACGTCTCGAAGCTGCCCGAGTTCCCGGCGCAGTTCGCGAAGCCGCTGGCCGAGGGTGAGACGTTCCTGCCCTACGCCCGCGACCCCGAGACGCTCGCCAGGCCGTGGGCGATTCCCGGTACGCCGGGTCTCGAGCACCGCATCGGTGGCATCGAGAAGGCAGACGGCACCGGCGCCATCTCCTACGACCCGGCCAACCACGACAAGATGGTCCGGCTGCGACAGGCGAAGGTGGACGGCATCGCCGCGTCCATCCCGGATCTCGAGGTCGACGACCCGACCGGCGACGGCGAGATCCTCGTCCTCGGGTGGGGCTCGACGTACGGTCCGATCGCGGCCGCCGTGCGAGCGGCCCGCGGCAACGGCATGAAGGTCGCCCGCGCCCACCTGCGCCACCTCAACCCGTTGCCGAAGAACGTCGGGGACGTCCTGCGCAGCTACGACAAGGTGCTCGTGCCGGAGATGAACCTCGGCCAGCTCGCCATGATCCTGCGAGCCAAGTTCCTCGTCGACGTCGTGTCCTACAACCAGGTCCGCGGGCTGCCGTTCGGCTCCGAGGATCTCCTGGAGGCAATCACCGGAATGGCGGCGAAATGAGCGTCACCCCCCTCCCGATTCCCGCGCCTCGCAGCGGGCTCGAGCTGGTCCCGGCCGCCGAGACGGAGCAGTCGCGCAAGGACTTCACCTCCGACCAGGAGGTGCGCTGGTGCCCGGGCTGCGGCGACTACGCGATCCTCGCGGCGATTCAGGGCTTCATGCCGACGATGGGCATCAAGCGCGAGAACACCGTGTTCATCTCCGGCATCGGCTGCGCCGCCCGGCTGCCGTACTACATGGACACCTACGGCATCCACTCGATCCACGGCCGGGCTCCGGCGATCGCGACCGGCCTCGCCACCTCACGGCCGGACCTGTCCGTCTGGGTGATCGGCGGCGACGGTGACCTGCTCTCGATCGGCGGCAATCACCTGTTGCATGCGCTGCGCCGCAACGTGAACCTCAAGATCCTGCTGTTCAACAACCGGATCTACGGTCTGACCAAGGGCCAGTACTCCCCCACCTCGGAGGTCGGCAAGAACACCAAGTCCTCGCCGATGGGGTCCGTCGACCGGCCGCTCAACCCGGTGTCGGTCGCCCTCGGAGCCGAGGCGACCTTCGTCGCGCGCACCGTCGACTCGGACCGCAAGCACCTCACCGCGACACTGCAGGCCGCCGCCGAGCACCGCGGAGCCGCGTTCGTTGAGATCCTGCAGAACTGCGACATCTACAACGACGGCGCGTGGGACGTCCTCAAGGACGTCGACAGCAGCAAGGAGCGCGGCGTCTGGCTGGAGGCCGGCGAGCAGGTACGTTTCGGCGCCGACCGCAACAAGGGAGTCCGGGTGTCCTCGCGCGGGCGGCTCGAGGTCGTCGACGTCGATGCGAGCAACGAGGACTCGCTGTTGATCCACGACCCGCAGGCCGACGAGCCCGAGCTCGCGTTCGCGCTGTCGCGACTCGGCAACGTCGACAACGGCGTGACGCCGCTGGGGATCTTCCGTTCGGTGTCACGTCCGGCGTACGACGACACCGCGCGGGCGCAGGTCGAGGAGGCTCGCGCGGCCAAGGGCGACGGTGACCTCGCCGCGCTGCTCAGCTCCGGCGACACCTGGACGATCGGCGGCTGACGCGCACGACGCCGCAGGCACACCGGCGACGGCACGTGACTAACGCCCGCCGAGGGACGACACTCGCAGCGTGCTGACCGCGATCCATCGCGAAGGAATCGCGGTGCTCGCCGCGCTCGCTGCCATCGGCGTCGGCACGGCCGCGCTGGTCCATGCGGCCCTGCCCGCCAACGCAACCGGCGGACTGCGGCCGACCACCACCACGGCGAC
This sequence is a window from Mycobacteriales bacterium. Protein-coding genes within it:
- a CDS encoding 2-oxoacid:acceptor oxidoreductase subunit alpha, with translation MTEIAETPVERLDHVVIRFAGDSGDGMQLAGDRFTSETAEFGNDLSTLPDFPAEIRAPAGTLPGVSAFQLHFGDHSVLTPGDHADVLVAMNPAALKANLGHLRRGGTIIVNSDEFTSRNLKKVGYDESPLDDNSLQGYDVHALDLTSLAVKSVEGHDVGRKDGERAKNMFALGLLSWLYSRPTESTIHYIEQRFAKKPELAGANIAAFKAGWNYGETTEGFVVRYEVGPAPMKPGKYRTVHGNTALAYGLIAGARAAHLQLFLGTYPITPASDILHELAKYKHFGVLTFQAEDEIAGVGAALGASFGGSLGVTTTSGPGVDLKAETVGLGIMLELPLIVVDVQRAGPSTGMPTKTEQADLLLAMFGRHGEAPVPVIAAQSPADCFDAAIEAVRIATTYRTPVYLLSDAYLANGSEPWLIPDVSKLPEFPAQFAKPLAEGETFLPYARDPETLARPWAIPGTPGLEHRIGGIEKADGTGAISYDPANHDKMVRLRQAKVDGIAASIPDLEVDDPTGDGEILVLGWGSTYGPIAAAVRAARGNGMKVARAHLRHLNPLPKNVGDVLRSYDKVLVPEMNLGQLAMILRAKFLVDVVSYNQVRGLPFGSEDLLEAITGMAAK
- a CDS encoding 2-oxoacid:ferredoxin oxidoreductase subunit beta gives rise to the protein MSVTPLPIPAPRSGLELVPAAETEQSRKDFTSDQEVRWCPGCGDYAILAAIQGFMPTMGIKRENTVFISGIGCAARLPYYMDTYGIHSIHGRAPAIATGLATSRPDLSVWVIGGDGDLLSIGGNHLLHALRRNVNLKILLFNNRIYGLTKGQYSPTSEVGKNTKSSPMGSVDRPLNPVSVALGAEATFVARTVDSDRKHLTATLQAAAEHRGAAFVEILQNCDIYNDGAWDVLKDVDSSKERGVWLEAGEQVRFGADRNKGVRVSSRGRLEVVDVDASNEDSLLIHDPQADEPELAFALSRLGNVDNGVTPLGIFRSVSRPAYDDTARAQVEEARAAKGDGDLAALLSSGDTWTIGG